In a single window of the Rhineura floridana isolate rRhiFlo1 chromosome 3, rRhiFlo1.hap2, whole genome shotgun sequence genome:
- the NINJ1 gene encoding ninjurin-1 isoform X2 → MRPQQQWLQRNRQINMNHYANKKSAAESMLDVALLMANASQLKAVMEQGPSFSFYVPLIALISISLILQIAVGVLLIFLVKYDLNNPAKHAKLDFLNNVTTGLVFIIVVVNVFITAFGVQKPSNSKL, encoded by the exons CCTCAACAACAATGGCTACAGAGAAACAGACAAATTAACATGAACCATTATGCTAATAAGAAGAGTGCAGCAGAGAGTATGTTGGACGTTGCCTTGCTTATGGCCAATGCGTCCCAGCTCAAAGCCGTCATGGAACAAGGACCTTCCTTCTCATTCTATGTTCCACTAATTGCCCTGATCAGCATCTCGCTTATACTGCAGATTGCAGTAGGCGTGCTTCTAATATTCCTCG TCAAGTATGACCTTAATAATCCTGCAAAACATGCCAAGTTGGATTTCCTCAATAATGTTACAACTGGACTGGTGTTTATTATAGTAGTTGTGAATGTCTTTATTACTGCCTTTGGAGTTCAGAAGCCATCGAATTCAAAACTGTAG